A genome region from Pseudanabaena sp. Chao 1811 includes the following:
- a CDS encoding Rpn family recombination-promoting nuclease/putative transposase, with product MRTDTIFFQLFQTFDSLLFELVGLPPETAAGYRFTSVEIKEKAFRFDGIFIPDSVDKNIWFVEVQFQKRAEFYWEFVGEIFLYLSQYKPEHNWQAVSIFAKRSIEPEIPKQFSALFASGHIVRIYLDELPESESLSLGLVRLIVAPKRETIALAHQLADRVEQGDRERMIEFIETVLLYKFPQMSREEVEAMFTLGDLKKTRVYREAKLEGKLEGKLEGKLEGKLEGKLEGEKIGTQRGQVLGRQQALKQVAVRLLTRKFGKVSLKTGKRLERLSAEHLEELAEAVLDFEKVADLDAWLKGKK from the coding sequence ATGCGGACTGACACGATCTTTTTTCAGCTATTTCAAACCTTTGATAGCTTGTTGTTTGAATTGGTGGGATTACCACCAGAAACAGCAGCAGGATATCGCTTTACTTCTGTGGAAATCAAGGAGAAAGCCTTTCGGTTTGATGGTATTTTTATCCCAGATTCGGTTGATAAAAATATCTGGTTTGTAGAAGTCCAATTTCAAAAACGAGCCGAATTTTATTGGGAATTTGTTGGTGAAATTTTTCTGTATTTGAGTCAGTACAAACCAGAGCATAATTGGCAAGCGGTCTCCATTTTTGCCAAACGTAGCATTGAACCTGAGATACCAAAGCAGTTTAGTGCGCTATTTGCGAGTGGGCATATTGTGCGGATCTATCTGGATGAGTTGCCAGAGTCTGAGTCACTGAGTTTAGGGCTGGTAAGGTTGATCGTTGCGCCTAAGAGGGAAACCATTGCTTTAGCACATCAGTTGGCTGATCGAGTGGAGCAAGGCGATCGCGAGAGGATGATAGAATTTATTGAGACAGTTTTGCTGTATAAGTTTCCCCAAATGAGTCGAGAGGAGGTTGAAGCGATGTTTACGTTAGGTGATCTCAAGAAAACAAGGGTATATCGCGAGGCAAAGCTTGAGGGCAAACTTGAGGGCAAGCTTGAAGGCAAGCTTGAGGGTAAACTTGAGGGCAAGCTTGAGGGTGAAAAGATTGGGACGCAGCGCGGTCAGGTTTTGGGACGGCAGCAGGCGCTTAAGCAGGTTGCAGTAAGGTTATTGACGCGGAAGTTTGGTAAGGTGTCGCTGAAGACTGGAAAGCGGTTGGAGAGGTTGTCGGCTGAACATTTGGAGGAGTTGGCGGAGGCGGTGTTGGATTTTGAGAAGGTTGCTGATTTGGATGCGTGGTTGAAAGGTAAAAAGTAA
- a CDS encoding transposase, whose amino-acid sequence MESIVKHAQGLVYSLICLMPSVYQKASLNAILGLFLEAQGHPYPEHTQVKSASALSRFLNHYNWSTRGLIRATRLSILGQIAKHRPSKRVPLKILIDLTTLEKSGKFLHLSNPTPNEPDPWVRILNGKRGLHLVVLYLVYGEWRVPWSFRVWRGKGYSSPSDLACKLLGTVPKQLTQGKTVIVLADTEFSTVKFFNAVRAKSWRIVVGVRNNRKLQDGRTVKQLYPHGKRGQLILLEGLSTPLTISWFWLKRADSKRELRFVVSSHPYSGAYLVMLGRKRWAIEGFFKTIKHRFGLHCFGQSTKLGVYRWLILSLLSYLLAHWIDQWSFPPILDWKATCDLTLSVLFPSVLWLKLLRYLQISADIAARHGFEIILKPIPT is encoded by the coding sequence ATGGAAAGCATCGTTAAGCACGCCCAAGGTTTAGTGTATAGCCTAATTTGTCTGATGCCAAGTGTGTATCAAAAAGCAAGTCTGAATGCAATATTAGGGCTATTTCTGGAAGCGCAAGGGCATCCCTATCCAGAACATACACAGGTAAAATCAGCGAGTGCATTAAGCCGATTTCTCAATCACTATAACTGGTCAACAAGAGGACTAATTCGAGCAACAAGGCTGTCAATTTTGGGGCAAATCGCCAAGCATCGCCCATCGAAGAGAGTGCCATTAAAGATACTGATAGACCTGACCACCTTAGAAAAAAGCGGCAAGTTTTTACATTTGAGCAATCCCACCCCAAACGAACCAGACCCATGGGTGAGAATCCTCAACGGAAAGCGAGGACTACATCTGGTTGTACTGTATCTGGTCTATGGAGAGTGGCGCGTACCATGGAGTTTTAGAGTATGGCGCGGCAAAGGATACTCCAGTCCCTCTGACTTAGCTTGTAAGTTATTGGGGACAGTACCCAAGCAACTAACCCAAGGCAAGACTGTGATTGTCCTTGCTGATACTGAGTTTAGTACGGTGAAGTTTTTCAATGCTGTCCGCGCCAAGTCTTGGCGCATCGTTGTCGGTGTCCGCAACAATCGTAAACTTCAAGATGGACGTACCGTCAAACAACTTTATCCCCATGGCAAACGTGGACAACTAATTTTACTGGAAGGGCTAAGTACGCCTTTGACGATCTCTTGGTTCTGGCTCAAAAGAGCCGATAGTAAACGGGAGTTACGCTTTGTGGTCTCTTCTCATCCTTATTCTGGCGCTTATCTGGTGATGTTAGGTCGTAAGCGTTGGGCGATTGAGGGATTCTTCAAAACCATCAAACATCGCTTTGGTTTGCATTGTTTTGGGCAATCTACAAAACTTGGCGTTTATCGTTGGCTTATCCTCTCTCTGCTTTCTTATCTTTTGGCTCATTGGATTGATCAATGGTCGTTTCCTCCCATCTTGGACTGGAAAGCTACCTGTGATTTAACCCTTTCTGTTTTATTCCCTTCTGTCCTTTGGTTGAAACTTCTCAGGTATCTTCAAATTAGTGCCGATATTGCTGCTCGTCATGGCTTTGAAATTATTCTCAAACCCATTCCCACTTGA
- a CDS encoding tetratricopeptide repeat protein — protein MNKFVGIAMLAFLICGQAQIVMSESVQAQATQDRKVEADRLIDQGIQQYQISQFEAALQSWQQALTIYREIKDRLNEGAALGNLGIAYRNLGKYNKAIEYHLQSLVIAREIKDQIGEGNALGNLGNAYQNLGKYDRAIEFHLQSLTIARGIKDRRSEGVSLGNLGLAYDSLGKYDKAIDFHLQSLAIAREIKSRFHEGAALGNLGNAYYLLGKYDKAIKFHLQSLVIVREIKDRRGEGNALGNLGSAYEVVGEYNKAIKFHLQSLEIKREIKDRIGEGNSLGNLGNTYDDLRKYDKAIEFHLQSLEIKREIKDRLGEGQSLGNLGATYYSLGKYDKAIKFHLQSLEIKREIKDRDGEEKSLNNLGVAFSKLNQLELAILFYKQAINVTESIRKDIRKLNRVEQRSYLETVTGIYKRLAELLIQQGRIVEALQVIDLLKVQELEDYFKNIKGSDRSAQGVRLLEPEKAMSDKLLAVSFENSPEINSQLAQQIQQLPKSEINKVPDYLQTIPQGTALLYLRTCTILERGCKESKDVKKRA, from the coding sequence ATGAATAAGTTTGTTGGGATTGCGATGTTGGCTTTTTTGATTTGTGGGCAAGCGCAGATAGTGATGAGCGAAAGTGTCCAAGCTCAAGCAACCCAAGACCGTAAAGTAGAAGCAGATCGACTAATTGATCAAGGGATTCAGCAATATCAAATTAGCCAGTTTGAAGCAGCATTGCAGTCATGGCAGCAAGCATTGACCATTTATCGCGAAATCAAAGATCGACTGAATGAGGGAGCAGCACTGGGAAATCTGGGAATCGCTTACCGAAATCTCGGCAAATATAACAAAGCGATCGAGTACCACCTGCAAAGCTTAGTGATCGCGAGGGAAATCAAAGACCAAATCGGTGAGGGAAATGCGCTGGGCAATCTGGGAAATGCTTATCAAAACCTCGGCAAATATGACAGAGCGATCGAGTTCCATCTGCAAAGCTTAACGATCGCGCGGGGAATCAAAGACCGTCGCAGTGAGGGAGTCTCGCTGGGAAATCTGGGACTCGCTTACGATTCCCTCGGTAAATATGATAAAGCGATCGATTTCCATCTGCAAAGCTTAGCGATCGCGAGGGAAATCAAAAGCCGATTCCATGAGGGCGCAGCACTGGGGAATCTAGGAAACGCTTATTATTTACTTGGTAAATATGACAAAGCGATCAAGTTCCATCTGCAAAGCTTAGTGATCGTGAGAGAAATCAAAGACCGTCGCGGTGAGGGGAATGCACTGGGGAATCTGGGAAGTGCTTACGAAGTTGTCGGCGAATATAACAAAGCGATCAAGTTCCATCTGCAAAGCTTAGAAATCAAGCGGGAAATCAAAGACCGAATCGGTGAGGGGAATTCGCTTGGCAATCTGGGAAACACCTACGATGATCTTAGGAAATATGACAAAGCGATCGAGTTCCATCTGCAAAGCTTAGAAATTAAGCGGGAAATTAAAGACCGACTTGGTGAGGGACAGTCGCTGGGAAATCTGGGAGCCACGTACTATTCCCTCGGCAAATATGACAAAGCGATCAAGTTCCATCTGCAAAGCCTAGAAATTAAGCGAGAAATTAAAGATCGTGATGGTGAGGAAAAGTCTTTGAATAATCTGGGGGTTGCATTTTCTAAACTCAATCAACTTGAACTCGCAATTTTATTTTACAAACAAGCGATTAACGTTACTGAATCTATTCGTAAAGATATCCGTAAATTAAACAGAGTAGAACAAAGATCTTATTTAGAAACTGTCACTGGTATATATAAAAGACTAGCTGAGTTACTGATTCAGCAAGGTCGGATTGTGGAGGCATTACAGGTTATCGATCTCCTCAAAGTCCAAGAACTCGAAGACTATTTCAAAAATATCAAAGGCAGTGACAGATCGGCGCAAGGTGTCCGACTGTTAGAACCAGAGAAAGCGATGAGCGATAAGCTATTAGCGGTTAGCTTTGAGAATAGTCCTGAAATTAACAGCCAACTTGCTCAGCAGATCCAACAACTTCCTAAATCAGAAATCAACAAGGTTCCAGATTATCTCCAAACAATTCCTCAAGGCACTGCTTTACTTTATCTGAGAACTTGCACCATTCTGGAAAGGGGTTGCAAAGAGAGTAAAGATGTGAAAAAAAGGGCGTAG
- a CDS encoding CHAT domain-containing protein, with amino-acid sequence MLQDLSYPLILGDRLEIILFTPNTIPISRTVKISQKELETLVTDFKATLLDKGSEDYKEPATQLYKLLIKPIETELTQAEVTTILYAPDGILRYIPIAALYDGKQWLAEKYRINNLIAYSLFDFVSQRNTQPNILAGAFGGKAGDRKFGQVGLPATVREVQVIANSFDNSVTLIEDQFSRQAIESKFKNHNILHLATHAEFNTGTPDNSFIIFGNGDKIRLNEITDWQIPNIDLIVLSACQTGVGKLGDGVEILGFGYQVQKAGAKNAIASLWSVNDKGTQALMEAFYSELKKGDVTPTEALNRAQVALIKSPKYSHPNYWSAFFAIGNGL; translated from the coding sequence ATGCTGCAAGATCTCAGTTATCCCTTGATTTTAGGCGATCGCCTCGAAATCATCCTCTTCACACCCAACACCATCCCCATCAGCCGCACCGTCAAAATCTCACAAAAAGAACTAGAAACCCTAGTAACTGATTTTAAAGCAACACTCCTTGATAAAGGCTCCGAAGACTACAAAGAACCTGCTACACAACTTTACAAATTGCTGATTAAACCAATCGAAACGGAACTCACCCAAGCCGAAGTCACCACAATCCTCTATGCACCTGACGGCATCTTGCGCTATATTCCCATTGCCGCACTCTATGATGGCAAGCAATGGCTTGCTGAGAAATACCGCATTAATAATCTGATCGCCTACAGCCTCTTCGACTTTGTATCACAGCGAAATACTCAACCCAATATCCTTGCAGGCGCTTTTGGTGGTAAAGCGGGCGATCGCAAGTTTGGACAAGTTGGTTTGCCTGCTACAGTTAGAGAAGTTCAAGTGATCGCAAATTCCTTTGACAACTCAGTTACTTTAATCGAAGATCAATTTAGCCGCCAAGCGATCGAGTCTAAATTCAAAAATCATAATATTCTCCATCTTGCTACCCATGCAGAGTTTAATACGGGTACACCTGATAACTCTTTCATCATTTTTGGCAATGGCGACAAAATCCGTCTTAATGAAATCACTGATTGGCAGATTCCGAATATCGATTTGATTGTGTTGAGTGCTTGTCAGACTGGAGTTGGTAAGCTCGGTGATGGTGTAGAGATTTTAGGTTTTGGTTATCAAGTTCAAAAGGCTGGTGCAAAAAATGCGATCGCTTCTCTCTGGTCTGTCAACGATAAAGGCACTCAAGCTCTAATGGAAGCATTTTATAGTGAACTCAAAAAAGGTGATGTCACACCTACTGAAGCATTAAATAGAGCGCAAGTTGCTCTGATTAAATCACCAAAATATAGTCATCCAAATTATTGGTCAGCATTTTTTGCGATCGGTAATGGATTGTAG
- a CDS encoding CHAT domain-containing protein: MASQSYWLTFVLTGIYSCGFGLSLTMSSMTVQAQPMQSRKIEAARLFNQAIQQAQLSQFRESLASAEQALQIYQEINDYPNQANVRLLIGNIYVIFSQYDRAISSFNKSLEIARQLQIPNLEVKVLNNLGTTYFALGQYQKAIDHQQQALKISQNLSDRQGESLSLGLLGNNYVALGQYQKALDFYQQYLAATKTIGDRQGEAYATGNIGNTYAYLGQYQKAVEWLQQSLQLVRAIADRRGEAKALENLGNAYGYLNKYQQATDVYQQALVIYQQIGDRNGEATTLGNLGNTFNTLGQHQKAIEYLQQNLEIVRNIKDRQAEGATLGNLGNAYYALKQYEKALDLYQQHLTIMREIGERRGEAQANAEIAETLVNLNQHHLAIAFYKSSINITEAIRKDIRNLTQTDRQSYLATVADRYRHLADLLLKQGRVMEALQVLDLLKLQELEDYFKNIKGSDRTAKGVRLLEPEKAVSDKLLAISFDNSKDINTQLSNQILQLPQTEINKVPDYLNQIPKGTVLLYPFILGDRLEIILFSSQNLPIQRTVNITKDKLEALVAEFKSGLIDAGSEDYKEPAIALYKLLIKPIETELIQAQTILYAPDGILRYIPLSALNDGKQWLGEKYRISNLIAYTLSDFSPKPRTQPRILAGAFGGKAGTTKFGQQGLPATLKEVLAIANSFQDSITLIEDDFSRANTESKFNSYNILHFATHAEFNDGAPENSFIIFGNGDKVRLNELTNWQIPNVELIVLSACQTGVGKLGSGVEILGFGYQIQKAGAKQAIASLWSVDDAGTQALMEAFYKELKTGNVTTAEALHRAQISLIKSSQFNHPKYWSAFFAIGNGL; encoded by the coding sequence ATGGCTTCTCAATCATATTGGCTCACATTCGTTTTAACTGGAATTTATAGTTGCGGTTTTGGTTTATCGCTGACAATGTCATCTATGACTGTCCAAGCTCAACCGATGCAATCGCGCAAAATTGAAGCTGCTCGCCTATTCAACCAAGCCATTCAACAGGCGCAATTGAGTCAGTTTCGGGAATCTTTGGCATCTGCTGAGCAGGCTTTACAGATTTATCAAGAAATCAACGACTATCCCAATCAAGCCAATGTGCGCTTATTAATAGGTAATATCTACGTGATTTTTAGTCAGTACGATCGCGCCATTAGTTCTTTTAACAAAAGTCTCGAGATTGCAAGACAATTGCAAATCCCCAATTTGGAAGTAAAAGTACTCAATAATTTAGGAACTACTTACTTTGCCTTGGGACAATATCAAAAGGCAATTGATCACCAGCAGCAAGCACTCAAAATTTCTCAAAACCTGAGCGATCGCCAAGGTGAAAGCCTCAGCCTTGGACTCTTAGGCAATAACTATGTGGCTCTCGGACAATATCAAAAAGCTTTAGACTTCTATCAGCAATATTTAGCCGCCACCAAAACCATCGGCGATCGCCAAGGAGAAGCCTATGCTACGGGGAATATTGGTAATACTTATGCTTATTTAGGTCAATATCAAAAAGCAGTGGAATGGCTCCAGCAGAGTTTACAGCTTGTGAGAGCGATCGCAGATCGTCGTGGTGAAGCGAAAGCACTCGAAAATCTGGGTAATGCCTATGGATACTTGAACAAATATCAGCAAGCCACTGATGTATACCAACAGGCGCTAGTCATCTATCAGCAAATCGGCGATCGCAATGGTGAAGCCACGACTTTGGGCAATCTAGGCAATACCTTTAATACCCTTGGACAGCATCAAAAAGCCATTGAGTATTTACAACAGAATTTAGAGATTGTCCGTAATATCAAAGATCGTCAAGCGGAAGGTGCAACCTTGGGCAATTTGGGCAATGCTTACTATGCCCTCAAACAATATGAAAAAGCATTAGATTTGTATCAGCAGCATCTCACAATTATGCGGGAAATTGGTGAACGTAGGGGAGAAGCACAGGCAAATGCCGAGATTGCCGAGACTCTAGTTAATCTCAATCAACATCACTTAGCGATCGCTTTCTACAAGTCTTCAATCAATATCACCGAAGCTATCCGTAAGGATATTCGTAATCTCACCCAAACAGATCGTCAATCCTATTTAGCCACCGTAGCTGATCGCTATCGTCATCTCGCGGATCTATTGCTCAAACAAGGGCGAGTTATGGAAGCATTACAAGTCCTTGATTTACTGAAGTTGCAGGAACTGGAGGACTATTTTAAAAACATCAAAGGTAGCGATCGCACGGCAAAAGGTGTCAGGCTTTTAGAACCAGAGAAAGCTGTTAGCGATAAGCTATTAGCGATTAGCTTTGATAATAGTAAAGATATCAATACTCAATTATCTAATCAGATTCTGCAACTCCCCCAAACCGAAATCAATAAAGTTCCCGACTATCTCAACCAAATCCCCAAGGGAACTGTATTACTCTATCCATTCATTTTAGGCGATCGCTTAGAAATCATCCTCTTTTCATCGCAGAATCTCCCCATCCAGCGCACCGTCAATATCACTAAAGATAAATTAGAAGCGTTAGTTGCTGAATTCAAATCTGGGTTGATCGATGCTGGATCTGAAGACTATAAAGAACCTGCAATTGCGCTCTATAAGCTATTAATTAAACCTATTGAGACAGAGCTAATTCAAGCTCAGACAATCCTCTATGCCCCTGATGGTATTTTGCGATATATTCCCCTAAGCGCTCTCAATGACGGCAAGCAGTGGCTCGGCGAAAAATATCGCATTAGCAACCTCATTGCCTATACACTTTCCGACTTCTCGCCCAAACCTAGAACGCAGCCACGGATTCTCGCAGGAGCGTTTGGAGGTAAGGCAGGAACCACAAAGTTTGGACAACAGGGCTTACCTGCTACGCTCAAGGAAGTGCTAGCGATCGCCAATTCATTTCAGGATTCGATTACTTTAATAGAGGATGACTTTAGCCGTGCCAATACTGAATCAAAATTCAACAGCTACAATATTCTCCATTTTGCAACCCATGCTGAGTTTAATGATGGTGCGCCTGAAAATTCGTTCATCATCTTTGGCAATGGTGATAAAGTTCGCTTGAACGAACTGACTAATTGGCAGATTCCCAATGTGGAATTAATTGTCCTCAGCGCCTGTCAGACTGGGGTTGGCAAACTCGGTAGTGGTGTCGAGATTTTGGGCTTTGGCTATCAGATTCAGAAAGCTGGTGCAAAACAGGCGATCGCATCTCTCTGGTCAGTTGATGATGCAGGGACACAAGCACTCATGGAAGCATTTTATAAGGAACTAAAAACAGGTAATGTTACTACTGCTGAAGCATTGCACAGAGCGCAAATTTCGCTGATTAAGTCATCGCAGTTCAATCATCCTAAATACTGGTCAGCATTTTTTGCGATCGGGAATGGGTTATAG
- a CDS encoding CHAT domain-containing protein has product MNKGLGAIALGTLLSCLSVPTLGSDRLWAQEAPDRRAEAGRLLNQGLQQYRNNQTQAALQTWQKTLQIYREIKDRAGEGKVLNNLGIAYYMLGQYNKSVDFFQQRLAIARELNDRKSEANALDSLGLDYILLGQYEKAIAFYQQAVKIFQELNDRQNEGNAVGNLGIAYRELGKYQQAINFHQQQLAITREIKDRAGEGRALGGLGIVYRELGQYQKAITFYEQDLAIAREFKDLNGQGRAFNNLGIAYSNLLKYKEAVTFYQQSLAIFRDIENRKEEGSTLGNLGIAYRELGQYQKALTFHQQQLAIAYAIKDRVTEGRAVGGLGIIYNKLRQYDKALPFYQRDLAIALELSDRRGEGRVLNNLGVIFADLNQTTLSILAYKQSVNIQESIRKDLRGLSKEEQKSFLDTVARTYRHLASLLLMQGRVIEALQVLDLLKVQELEDYFKNVKGNDRTAQGVKLLEPEKVIGRQLSLLKLENSEEINLQLAKQIRQIPISELNKTPDYLQQIPQGTVLLYPLILSDRLELILFSPNSPPLNHTVKISQKELEDLINNYRTGLLDTTSEDYKATAIALYNLLIKPIEAELIQSKAQTILYAPDGQMRYVPLAALYDGKQWLIEKYQISNLIAYSLSDFSQKPKAQPNILAGAFGGKAGEKRFGQLGLPATLKEVQAIANSFQNSVTLTEDQFSRSALESRFKDHNILHLASHAEFNTGVPDNSFIIFGNGDKVRLNEISDWQIPNIDLVILSACQTGIGKLGDGVEVLGFGYQVQKAGAKNAIASLWKVDDAGTQALMEAFYKELKKGNITSTEALQRAQISLIKSQNYNHPNYWSAFFAIGNGL; this is encoded by the coding sequence ATGAATAAAGGTTTGGGCGCGATCGCATTGGGCACTCTTTTGTCTTGCTTGTCCGTACCAACATTAGGTAGTGATCGCCTATGGGCGCAAGAAGCTCCTGACCGCAGAGCAGAGGCAGGTAGATTGCTAAACCAAGGATTGCAGCAGTACCGCAACAATCAGACTCAAGCGGCTCTTCAGACATGGCAGAAGACATTACAAATTTATCGAGAAATCAAAGACCGTGCAGGCGAAGGAAAAGTACTGAACAATCTTGGCATTGCGTACTACATGCTGGGGCAGTACAACAAATCAGTTGATTTTTTTCAACAGCGTTTAGCGATCGCCCGCGAACTCAATGATCGTAAAAGTGAAGCCAATGCCCTCGACAGTCTTGGACTTGACTACATTCTCCTAGGACAGTACGAAAAAGCGATCGCCTTCTACCAACAAGCGGTGAAGATATTCCAAGAACTTAACGATCGCCAGAATGAAGGAAATGCTGTCGGGAATCTTGGCATCGCTTACCGTGAACTAGGGAAATATCAGCAAGCAATCAATTTCCACCAACAACAGTTAGCCATTACTCGCGAAATCAAAGATCGTGCAGGAGAGGGAAGAGCGCTCGGTGGACTTGGCATTGTTTATCGCGAATTAGGGCAGTATCAAAAAGCAATTACTTTTTACGAACAGGATTTGGCGATCGCTCGCGAATTTAAAGATCTTAACGGTCAAGGCAGGGCTTTCAACAACCTTGGTATCGCCTATAGTAATTTACTGAAATACAAAGAAGCCGTTACCTTTTACCAACAATCTTTAGCAATATTTCGTGATATCGAAAATCGCAAGGAAGAAGGAAGTACCCTCGGTAATCTTGGCATTGCTTACCGCGAACTGGGTCAGTACCAAAAAGCCCTCACCTTCCACCAGCAACAATTGGCGATCGCCTATGCCATCAAAGATCGCGTCACTGAAGGTAGAGCCGTTGGTGGGCTTGGCATTATTTACAACAAACTCAGACAGTATGACAAAGCCCTCCCCTTTTATCAGCGAGACTTAGCGATCGCGCTTGAACTTAGCGATCGACGCGGAGAAGGGAGAGTACTCAATAACTTGGGGGTAATCTTTGCCGACCTCAACCAAACAACATTGTCCATCCTTGCTTACAAACAATCAGTGAATATCCAAGAATCGATCCGCAAAGATCTACGCGGCCTGAGTAAAGAAGAACAGAAGTCTTTTTTGGATACAGTTGCCCGCACCTATCGACATCTTGCCAGTCTACTGCTAATGCAAGGACGGGTAATAGAAGCTCTACAAGTCCTCGATCTCCTGAAAGTGCAAGAGCTAGAAGACTATTTCAAAAATGTGAAAGGGAACGATAGAACGGCTCAGGGAGTAAAGCTTTTAGAGCCAGAGAAAGTGATTGGTCGTCAATTGTCGCTTTTAAAGTTGGAGAATAGCGAAGAAATCAATCTGCAACTTGCTAAGCAGATCCGCCAAATCCCCATATCAGAGCTAAACAAAACTCCCGACTATCTGCAACAAATTCCTCAAGGCACAGTGCTGCTCTATCCATTGATTTTAAGCGATCGCCTTGAGCTAATTCTCTTCTCTCCCAATTCTCCTCCCCTCAACCACACTGTCAAAATATCCCAAAAAGAATTAGAAGACTTAATTAATAATTACAGAACAGGACTTCTCGATACAACTTCTGAAGATTATAAAGCTACGGCTATTGCCCTTTACAATCTACTAATCAAACCCATCGAAGCAGAACTCATCCAATCCAAAGCCCAGACGATTCTCTACGCACCTGATGGACAAATGCGATATGTTCCCCTTGCTGCACTCTATGACGGCAAACAATGGCTGATTGAAAAATATCAAATCAGCAACCTCATCGCCTATAGCCTATCGGACTTTTCTCAAAAGCCTAAAGCTCAGCCCAATATCCTCGCAGGAGCATTTGGTGGGAAAGCAGGGGAGAAAAGATTTGGACAATTGGGATTACCTGCTACGCTCAAAGAAGTCCAAGCGATCGCCAATTCATTCCAAAATTCCGTTACCTTAACCGAAGACCAGTTCAGTCGCTCAGCGCTAGAGTCTAGATTTAAAGACCACAACATTCTCCATCTCGCCTCCCATGCCGAATTTAATACTGGTGTACCAGACAATTCGTTCATCATCTTTGGCAATGGCGATAAAGTCCGCTTAAATGAAATCAGCGATTGGCAAATTCCGAATATAGATTTGGTTATACTCAGCGCTTGTCAAACGGGGATTGGGAAACTCGGTGATGGAGTCGAAGTTTTAGGATTTGGTTATCAAGTTCAAAAGGCAGGGGCCAAAAATGCGATCGCTTCGCTTTGGAAAGTTGATGATGCAGGCACACAGGCACTTATGGAAGCATTTTACAAGGAACTCAAGAAAGGTAATATCACCTCCACCGAAGCATTACAACGCGCCCAAATATCCCTGATTAAATCTCAAAATTACAATCATCCTAATTATTGGTCAGCATTTTTTGCGATCGGCAATGGCTTGTAG